One window from the genome of Daphnia pulex isolate KAP4 chromosome 9, ASM2113471v1 encodes:
- the LOC124202837 gene encoding phosphoinositide 3-kinase regulatory subunit 4-like translates to MGNQLAGTVPTQILPVEHYLQDLSDLEYDSSLGSTRFFKVARARHKGALVVVKVFVLHDPTLPLVEHKEKLEYLNRELSPKYNCLPFAKPVLTDKAVFLIRQYVKANSYDRLSTRPFLTLLEKKWIAYQLLKALSYCHSKGICHGDIKLENMLVTSWVWLLLTDFASYKPALLPEDNPADFSYFFDTSRRRTCYVAPERFQMTSAAPDGSTVPMSQSMMVDTFIPPYQLTPTMDIFAAGCSLIELFTEGQAPFDFAQLLAYRSQEMSTSPVLQKMEDSAVRDLLLNMIQLVPEKRLSADEYLQWQRGNVFPECFYGSIYEYMQTLTQPQWGPADTKIDKIHRDLPDLVRDLSPTESGLLIIANVVLSSLRSLQYSSSKLKALVILQQLCPHLTDEIILDRILPYIMHMLSDGNSRVRSSALKLLAASLFPVRRLPRSDANVFSEYILPVINSLAQDTSGLVRCTLAQHVADLAEIALKFLELSHWRVEANVTTPTSEIPGGALNWCNTNGFESELQALQESFQTLVSSLLTDSNSQVRRTLLEYSVAKLCVFFGRQRASDVIFSHVITFLNDKNDRHLRGSFFDCLAGVASYIGWCSAPICQPLLQQGLSDAEEFVAVKAVESMIGLTQLGLLPKATLLGLLHDTASFLIHPNRWIRYAVVGFICCAARNLNVVDVQCRLAAILDPYLRYHVVQMDQESLLLEALQPPISRGIWDNVIKCHDIQLLLSTLAERIESRKTGKDWIPHPAEINGPIKTLLRRLGSEGLNPTTEEQLLRMKEIVLKLQRHKSVVEQSKQTWNEQAVIHLSTVKSRSVDLHSTEMLMKAMVYYAQLQCQQPDRTLSFDHRTLSDHSPATFVQMNPEWLHMFGPPPTVLPDQQRKEFESAEILQPEAEYRPQRVNSSVLPCNAELQRLLSRRTAQEHVSALARRMVASGVEARAFCVRAPNWIPKCVLIAHLHEHKAAVTRLAAIRNTSYFASGSMDGSVKIWDCIKFEGRNVANRSRQTCTRMGSGITSLTTIQSGASLASASSNGMIHVMRIETGSCSTRSTLTHHKQLDLNQEGSVVDLQSLDYGNQSVLVYATLMGSIVGWDLRSPGVAWKLEHNLRHGVITSMCIDPSQSWLAIGTDNGVHICWDLRFRLPVASVNHPGGARVLRLLCHPTQPSCLISAVNHNNEISIWDWENQSRTLALWASPTPPLSSYQGSCHNSYGAFIGCRIGGHNKPFILSGGSDLRLRYWDLFNPEQSALISGGAYDTIRNQDVSYDLRLVDGVEVIQETQKPTSSPMASHGVYCDGLGSSPGLAGIHNLTNLKASPPLGITMTDYNPPSGHADVISDITMVQGSQSYIISASKDGVVKVWK, encoded by the exons atGGGGAACCAACTAGCAGGGACTGTTCCTACACAGATCCTACCTGTGGAACACTATCTTCAAGACTTATCAGATTTAGAATATGATTCCAG TTTGGGAAGCActagattttttaaagttgctCGGGCAAGACATAAAGGAGCTCTCGTTGTAGTCAAGGTGTTTGTCCTCCATGATCCAACGCTACCACTAGTGGAACACAAGGAGAAACTGGAATATCTTAACCGAGAACTATCACCAAAGTACAACTGCTTACCATTTGCAAAACCAGTg TTAACAGATAaagctgtttttttaattcggcAATATGTGAAAGCAAATAGCTATGATCGCCTGAGTACAAGACCTTTTCTGACATtgttagaaaagaaatggatagCATATCAGTTGCTAAAAGCTCTTAGCTATTGCCATTCCAAAGGG ATCTGTCATGGAGATATTAAATTAGAAAACATGTTGGTAACCAGTTGGGTTTGGTTACTGTTGACAGACTTTGCTTCCTACAAGCCTGCTCTTTTGCCAGAAGACAACCCTGCTgacttttcatatttttttgatacTTCGAGAAGAAGGACTTGTTATGTTGCCCCGGAGCG ATTTCAAATGACTTCAGCTGCCCCGGATGGTTCTACGGTTCCTATGAGCCAGTCAATGATGGTCGACACATTCATTCCTCCTTACCAGTTAACCCCAACGATGGATATTTTTGCTGCTGG ATGTTCGCTGATTGAGTTATTTACGGAAGGACAAGCTCCATTCGACTTTGCCCAGTTACTGGCATACAGATCTCAGGAGATGTCCACGTCTCCAGTCTTGCAAAAAATGGAGGATTCTGCAGTTAGA GATTTATTGTTGAATATGATCCAACTCGTACCAGAAAAACGTCTTTCAGCCGATGAGTATCTACAGTGGCAGAGGGGAAACGTATTCCCCGAATGCTTTTATGGATCTATTTACGAATACATGCAAACTTTGACTCAACCACAATGGGGACCGGCTGATACGAAAATTGACAA GATACATCGTGATTTACCAGATCTGGTCCGTGATTTGTCACCAACAGAAAGTGGCTTACTGATTATAGCAAATGTCGTATTATCTAGTTTGag GTCTCTCCAGTATTCTTCTTCCAAATTGAAAGCGCTGGTGATTTTGCAACAGTTATGTCCGCACCTAACGGACGAAATAATCTTAGACAGAATTTTGCCTTACATA ATGCACATGTTGTCGGATGGAAATAGTCGTGTCCGCAGCAGTGCTTTGAAATTACTGGCGGCCAGTCTGTTCCCGGTGCGACGACTTCCTCGGAGTGATGCCAACGTCTTCAGCGAATACATCCTCCCAGTTATCAACAGT TTAGCGCAGGACACCAGCGGGCTCGTTCGTTGCACTTTGGCCCAGCATGTAGCTGACTTGGCCGAAATTGCGCTCAAGTTCCTCGAACTATCGCATTGGCGAGTCGAAGCGAACGTCACAACTCCTACCAGTGAGATACCCGGTGGTGCTTTGAACTGGTGTAACACCAACGGGTTCGAAAGTGAACTTCAAGCCTTGCAG GAATCATTTCAGACCTTAGTTTCATCGTTGCTGACCGACTCGAACTCTCAGGTTAGGCGAACTCTGCTAGAATATAGTGTGGCCAAACTTTGCGTCTTTTTCGGACGCCAAAGAG CCAGTGACGTGATCTTCAGTCATGTCATCACGTTTTTGAATGACAAAAATGATCGTCACCTTCGAGGGTCATTCTTCGACTGTTTGGCTGGTGTAGCCTCCTACATTGGTTGGTGCTCTGCTCCAATTTGCCAGCCTCTTTTACAGCAAGGTCTAAGTGACGCTGAAGAATTCGTAGCCGTCAAAGCTGTGGAATCTATGATTGGACTGACACAGTTGGGGCTCTTGCCCAAGGCCACCTTGCTGGGCTTGCTTCATGACACAGCCTCCTTCCTCATTCACCCAAATAGATGGATTCGATAT GCTGTCGTGGGATTCATTTGTTGTGCTGCACGTAATTTAAACGTGGTAGATGTCCAGTGTCGCCTGGCGGCCATTCTCGATCCTTACTTGCGCTACCACGTCGTCCAGATGGATCAAGAATCTTTGCTTTTGGAAGCGCTGCAACCGCCAATCTCGCGTGGGATTTGGGACAATGTGATCAAATGCCACGACATCCAGTTACTCTTGTCTACTTTGGCCGAACGAATCGAATCGCGAAAAACAGGCAAAGATTGGATCCCCCATCCAGCCGAAATTAACGGTCCGATCAAAACG TTGTTGCGTCGCCTCGGGTCGGAAGGCTTGAATCCCACCACGGAGGAGCAACTCCTGCGAATGAAGGAGATTGTGTTGAAATTGCAGCGACATAAATCAGTCGTTGAGCAGAGCAAGCAAACGTGGAACGAGCAGGCGGTCATTCATCTCAGCACTGTGAAAAGCCGTTCGGTCGATTTGCACAGCACGGAAATGCTTATGAAGGCCATGGTTTACTACGCCCAGTTGCAGTGCCAACAGCCAGACCGAACCCTGTCGTTTGATCACCGAACATTAAGCGATCATTCACCCGCCACATTTGTTCAAATGAATCCG GAATGGCTGCACATGTTCGGGCCGCCACCGACCGTTTTGCCCGATCAGCAGAGGAAGGAATTTGAATCCGCTGAAATTTTGCAGCCGGAAGCGGAATACCGGCCACAGCGCGTCAATAGTAGCGTATTACCTTGCAATGCCGAGTTGCAGCGTTTGCTCAGTCGTAGGACGGCCCAGGAGCATGTCAGCGCCTTGGCTCGCCGCATGGTGGCATCCGGCGTGGAAGCTCGAGCCTTTTGTGTCAGGGCCCCCAATTGGATCCCGAAATGCGTTCTGATTGCCCATCTTCACGAACACAAAGCCGCCGTTACCAGGCTAGCGGCTATTCGGAACACGTCCTACTTTGCTAGCGGCTCAATGGATGGCTCCGTCAAAATTTGGGATTGCATCAAGTTCGAAGGCAGAAATGTAGCCAATCGTTCCAGGCAAACGTGCACTAG AATGGGAAGCGGAATCACTTCGTTGACAACGATCCAATCGGGCGCTTCTTTAGCAAGTGCCTCGAGCAACGGAATGATCCACGTTATGCG AATCGAAACTGGCTCGTGTAGTACTCGAAGTACTTTGACTCATCACAAACAATTGGATCTTAATCAGGAAGGATCTGTTGTCGATCTTCAATCCCTGGATTATG gcaaTCAGTCAGTTTTAGTTTATGCTACTCTTATGGGTTCAATTGTCGGCTGGGATTTACGAAGTCCTGGTGTAGCTTGGAAACTGGAACACAATTTAAGACACG GAGTCATAACATCGATGTGCATCGATCCTAGTCAGAGCTGGCTAGCAATTGGGACCGACAATGGTGTTCACATATGCTGGGATTTGCGATTCCGGCTCCCAGTTGCTTCGGTGAATCACCCTGGAGGCGCTCGAGTATTACGCCTCTTGTGTCACCCAACGCAGCCCTCGTGTCTAATTTCAGCGGTTAATCACAACAACGAAATATCGATTTGGGACTGGGAAAACCAAAGTCGAACATTGGCCTTATGGGCCAGTCCTACTCCGCCACTTTCTTCCTATCAG GGGTCGTGCCATAATTCCTACGGGGCTTTCATCGGTTGTCGGATTGGTGGCCACAACAAGCCATTTATTCTGTCAGGTGGATCTGATTTGAGGTTGCGCTACTGGGATCTCTTTAATCCTGAGCAGTCAGCGCTCATAAGCGGAGGTGCATACGACACGATTAGAAATCAGGACGTCTCTTACGA TTTGCGACTTGTGGATGGCGTAGAAGTGATCCAGGAAACTCAGAAGCCCACTTCTTCTCCGATGGCGTCCCACGGGGTTTATTGTGACGGTTTGGGTTCCAGTCCTGGTTTGGCAGGCATTCACAACCTCACAAATTTGAAAGCTTCGCCCCCGTTGGGTATCACCATGACAGATTACAACCCTCCGTCTGGCCACGCGGATGTCATCAGTGACATAACGATGGTACAAGGCTCTCAGTCGTATATCATTTCGGCTTCCAAAGACGGAGTGGTCAAGGTTTGGAAGTGA
- the LOC124202839 gene encoding uncharacterized protein LOC124202839 — translation MEALSDSEIPTEMDSSAILLLAEGLVFLLSLLRIFVVSLVLAVNIIALRRCSSRASKCHCLYLYVSDSVKICSVVYITSWIPFLLYSMLNGRWLLIDKQIFCLIQNYMTNAVLLVLLAMAALVTLSKTQGGRKMSPKSAAGLTLAAWILPQFAYFVILTTLDNAAVHDNQDFYLLDDLLGTTEKSTLTTGIRYTVGFTICGHSLCRMALTQYTLQYMIIILPTCLICGIIYARNKRRSHPTQPNYRYSEPLTQDREIATTDCANCNCGRGVSALEMILIGIVVWLLLIRPMIVFVWSPEHLFDLGSHILLSITAVFTPILPQTKSKRHVKVFRIEPLTANSLTSNEFSHDKAGST, via the exons ATGGAAGCTTTGTCAGACAGTGAG atTCCAACGGAAATGGATAGTTCAGCCATACTTCTACTTGCAGAAGGCTTGGTTTTTCTACTGAGTCTTTTGCGCATCTTCGTTGTGTCTCTTGTGTTAGCGGTCAACATCATTGCCCTGCGTCGGTGTTCTTCCAGAGCTTCGAAATGCCACTGCCTCTACCTTTACGTTTCGGATTCAGTGAAAATATGTTCCGTGGTCTACATCACCAGTTGgattccttttcttctctacTCGATGCTAAATGGCCGCTGGTTGCTGATCGACAAGCAAATCTTCTGCCTGATCCAAAACTACATGACCAATGCTGTCCTTTTGGTTCTATTGGCCATGGCAGCGTTGGTAACTCTCAGTAAAACGCAAGGAGGTAGAAAAATGAGTCCGAAATCAGCTGCGGGACTCACGCTGGCTGCCTGGATTTTACCCCAGTTTGCTTATTTCGTCATACTCACTACCCTGGACAATGCTGCCGTCCACGACAATCAGGATTTTTATCTGCTCGACGACCTTCTAGGAACGACTGAAAAATCCACGCTGACGACCGGCATAAGATATACAGTTG GCTTTACGATTTGCGGTCATAGCCTGTGTCGAATGGCGCTGACGCAGTACACTTTACAATACATGATAATCATCTTGCCAACTTGCCTCATTTGCGGAATTATTTACGCCCGCAACAAACGTCGTTCGCATCCGACTCAGCCAAACTACCGCTATTCCGAACCACTGACGCAAGACAGAGAGATTGCAACTACTG ATTGTGCAAATTGCAATTGCGGTCGAGGAGTGAGTGCCCTGGAGATGATTCTAATCGGAATTGTCGTGTGGCTTTTGCTGATTAGACCCATGATTGTGTTCGTCTGGTCTCCTGAACACCTTTTCGATTTGGGCTCGCACATCCTGCTGAGCATAACGGCCGTTTTCACACCTATTCTTCCGCAGACGAAATCAAAACGCCATGTCAAAGTTTTTCGCATCGAACCGTTAACTGCCAATAGTCTGACGAGCAATGAATTCTCCCACGACAAAGCGGGATCGACGTAG